From the Bacteroidia bacterium genome, the window AGGTTTTCAGTATGCAAGAACTGGAATTGCTTATGTAGGATTGGGCGTATTTACTGAACATACAATCTCTGCTTTTATTAATAAAAGGGAATATGTGGGTGGAATATTGTCGGACACATTAAAGCAGGGGCATGAGTATTGTGTCAGCTTTTATGTATCGGTTGCAGAGGAGTTTAAGTATGTTACAGATGGTATAGGTTTATACCTTTCTGTTGACAGCGCTGTTGATTATACCATAAACACCAACCTTTCGTTTGTTCCGCAAATTTCAAACCCTTCCGGAAATATAATTTATGATACGCTTAACTGGGTGCAGATTTCGGGAACGTACATAGCTAATGGTGGTGAAAAATATTTAACCATTGGCAACTTTAAAGATGATGCTAATACCATGATTGATTCTGCCTCATCAACAGCAAATAGTGCATACTATTTCATAGATGATGTAAGTGTAATAGATTGTACGGTGGGTATAAACGAAGTAAATGGTAATAAAGATATAGGCAGGCTTTATCCTAATCCTGCACGTACTGTAGTTTATTATGAAAATGAGTTAGCAGCGGACGAAAGCGGGAAGGTAAAATTAATGGATATGTTAGGTAAAGAAATAAAAGAATACAAACTAACAAAAGGCAGTAATTTAATTTCAATACCTGTATCTGAGTTATCAAAAGGCGTATATATGGTAAAGGTGGAAATTACGGAGCGTAACAGTGAAATGATTAAATTAGTAGTTAATTAAATAATTATTTTTGTGAGGAGGCACAAAGCCTTCTCACAATTTTAAATTATGAAAAAATTTATTGTTTGTTTATGCTTGTTTTTTTTGAGTAAAGCAGATGCTCAAAATCTTGTTTTGAACCCTTCTTTTGAAGATACAATAGCATGTCCAACAACAACAGCAATTCCAATGCAATGCGAATATTGGTACACTGCTAATATAGGCAGTCCTGATTATTTTAGTGAGCAGCCTGATATATTCTGCGGAACATCACCGGTACCGTTAAGCAATGTTGGCTTTCAATATGCCCGAACAGGTGTTGCTTATGTAGGGTTGGCACCATTTGTTTCGACTACATTTCCTTCTTTTGCTAACAGACGCGAATACATAGGAGGGATTTTGTCGGATACATTAAAGCAAGGGCATGAGTATTGCGTCAGCTTTTATGTTTCGGTTGCAGAGAAATTAAAATATGTTGTGGATGGCATAGGGTTGTTCCTGTCAACAGACAGTGCTGTTGATTATACTATCAACACCAACCTTTCATTTGTACCGCAAATTTCAAACCCCTCAGGCAATATAATTTATGATACGCTTAACTGGATGCAGATTTCAGGAACGTACATTGCCAATGGAGGAGAGAAATATTTTACCATTGGTAATTTTAACGATGACACAAATACATTAGTTGACTCCACGTCAGGAACAATAATGGGTGCATATTTTTTCATAGACGATGTAAGTGTAATTGACTGCACAGTTGGTATTAACGAAGTAAATGATAATTTAAGTTCAGGAAAATTATATCCCAATCCTGCACGTACAGCAGTGTACTATGAAAGTGAGTTGAATGACAATGAAAATGGTTTGCTGGAATTATATGATATGCTCGGAAATAAATTATCGGCATATACATTAAATCATGGTAAAAATAAAATTACCATAGAAACATCAGGTTATGCACGTGGAGTGTATATGGTTAAAGTAAATATAACCGACAGGCAACCTGAATTTATAAAACTGATATTGCAGTAAATAACCTTAAATATGAAAAAGTCAACTATTTGTTTATGCTTATTTTTATCATTAAAGGTAAGTGCACAAAACTTGGTATTAAACCCAAGTTTTGAAGATACGATAACCTGTCCAATTGGAACATGGGCTATGCAGTGTCGTTACTGGTATTCAGCATCAGTTGGCAGTCCTGATTATTTCAGCGAGCAGCCTGATATATTTTGTTCAACATCTTATGTTCCCCTAATGGAAGAGGTGTTTTATAAACTGATGCGGAGCGATACCTCATGGCTTCACCTGCACGTGCCTTCCGATTCGGTTTATATTGACCGATACAATGCAGGCAAATCAGGCAATGCTGGAAACTTTGCAACGGTTCAGGATTCCATAGCCTCACAAAATTATTCTTCGGCTTCCGGAATCCTTACCGGAATCACCTCTTCTTTAGAACAGGATCTTGACAAAAAGTTTGTGCTTGACTGCTATTTAAAATACATTGCCGACACGCTTACGCTTGATTCCGCTACGTTTGAAAACTTGAACAAAGTGGCGGTTCAGCATCCGCTTTATGGTGGTGAGAGCGTTTATTTTGCACGGGCAATGCTTAATTTAGATATAATAGACATACTGCCTGGCGAAGAAGAAAGACGTATGGCAAATACCGCATCACCGCCAGAGAATAAATTAATAGATCAGCAGGATGGAAAACTGTATCCAAGTCCCACCAAAGGCAGGGTTATTTTTGAAATGAGTTCCGCATTTGGAGCAAGTGCTAAACTGGATATTTATAACAGTTATGGCAGCCTTGCAACATCTTATCCGCTTAATCCCAATGACCGTTCTGCCGAATTTAATTTATCCGAATTAAAGCCGGGTATTTACTCGTGCAGGTTATACAACAGCACTAATCTTAAAATGATTAAAAAGTTAGTTATTATTCGTTAGTATTTTGATTATATTTGCAATATGAAAATCAAGTTCATTTTTTCGTTTTTAATTTTTATATTATTAGTAACGGATGCATTAAAAGCACAAAACAAAAATAGTATTTGGTGCTTTGGCGACAGCGCAGGAATTGATTTTAGTAACATAAATAACCCTGTTCCTTTTACCTCATCTGTTGAAGGCAGAGGCTCATGTGTTAGCATAGCAGACAACAATGGTAATCTTTTATTTTATAGTAATACATACACGTATTTAACTTTAGTTTGGAATGCCTTGAATGATACCATGACTAACTCATATCCCATGGGGGGGGGGGGGGATGGTATAATGAGTTACAAATAGTACCTTTTCCTGACGGGCAGAATAAATATTATTTATTTTATCAAAATATTGCTGGATTTATTGACGGTATTTATTATGCCATTATTGACATGAATACCGTATGGGGAACGCCCGGCTTAGGTGAGGTTATTATCAAAGGGCAGCAGATTACTAACCACCGTATAGCCGATTGCTTGCAGGCTGTTAAGCATGGCAATGGAAGGGACTGGTGGTTAATTACTAAATTTGCTGATACTAATCTTACTACGTTAAATCGCTTTATTGTTTTTTTAGTTACGCCTAATGGCATTTCTAATCCGGTGTTTTATGATTTTAATGATGCTACGGATATGGATTTCCAGAAAATAATTTTTAATACTGCTTACACAAAAATAATGTGCCTAAACATATTAGGCTATATGTGCGAATTTGATTTTGACCGTTGCAGCGGTGTCATCAGCAATCCTCATGTTATTTATCCCGAAATAACCACTTTTCCTTATAACAGAGTTTTTTGGGAGGGCGCGTATTCTCCTGATGACAGTGTTTTTTATGCTACTACAAGCAGAGCCTCCGGTAATAATTATGGTTATCTTCTGCAATATGACTTAACTGCTACAGATATTTCGGCAAGCTGCGATACGTTAGATTCGGCAACAGTACCCATAGGTACAGGAGCAGTGCGTTTAGCCCCTGATGGGAAAATTTATTACAGCCGTGCTTACGAAAGTCCAGGGGTAAACAGTTATCCTTATGCAGATAGCATGTATAATTACATAAACATGAACCTGGGTGTAATTAACGAGCCTGATAATATTGGCGCAGCATGTAATTATCAACCGTTCAGTTTCTACTTAGGCGGCAAACGTACATATTACGGCTTGCCCAATAATCCCAATTATGATTTGGGTGCGTTAACGGGAAGCATTTGCGATACATTAACGGGCATAGCACCTCTTGCAACATCAGCAAAGGGAGCGGAGTTGTTTGTTACCTACATAGCATCATGGCAAAAGCTGTTTGTAAATGCGCAGCATTTAAAAGGAAAAAGTATAACGCTAACCATATACGATGTTACAGGCAAGCTAATTTATAACACTGCGCGTGCGCTCTCCCCTTCAGGGGTTGGGGGTAGCGCAGGCGGTTATTTTACACAGGATATTAATTGCAGCGCACTTGCAAAAGGCATGTACATTGTTTCGTTGCAAACGGAAAAAGAAAGATTGGCAAATAAATTTGTTGTTGAATAACTTTTGTTTTAAATGAAATCACTCCGATACCCCCGTACCCTCTGGCGCAAGTCTTCAGACTTGTGCCTCCCTGTCATTAAAAATTGCACATTTGCAACCATGAGTAGAGATAAAGAATTTATTTTGATTTAATGCTGCTTGAATTATAGTATGGCACAAGTCTGAAGACTTGCGCCAGTAGGACATTTCCATGAAAGAAGTTATGCCGCCTGCAACTGCTGCTGCAGATTCTGATGCAATGTTACCTTTATGGGTAAGCCCGGGTTCTCGAAAATGAACCTGATCGTCAATGACACCGGGCATTAAAATTAAACCATCACCCTTTATTTCATCTACCTTGTGTTTTACATTTATTGAAGGGTCAATTCTTTCAATGATGCCATTGCGCAGAAAAATGTCTGAAACAAATTGTCTGCCTTCGTTAACAAGGGTTGCATTATGGATGATAGTTTGCATTAGTGTTATTATAACACAAAATTAAGAAACCTGAGACTAATGAAAGCATAAAGCGAAATAAAAAACTACCGCCAATCAAGCAGGCGGCTCCCACAGAGTTTCCCCACTGGCGCATGAGGCTATTAATAATTTGTCCACTTTTTTCTTGGAACTCCATTTAATCACCTCTCTGTTTTTTTATACTTTTGTCATCCCAATTATTTACACCGTTCGGGGTGTAGCGCAGCCCGGTAGCGTATCAGCATGGGGTGCTGGTGGTCGCTGGTTCGAATCCAGTCACCCCGACAACAGTAATTAAAAGCGTTCTGCCCGGAGCGCTTTTTTTATTTCACACATAATCGTGTGAATATTATTCAATCCGGCAAGGATTATTGCAGGCAACAGTCGTTTATTTTTCAGTCCGAAATTTAATACATGGCATTAAGCAGAATTTGGTCTTACATGATTTTGTTTGCTGTTGCAGTAGCTGGCTATCGCTATCTGCAAGGCGACAAGAATATTTTTAATGACATGGTGGTTGAAAAGAAACTAACTGCTGGAGAAACCTTCAGTAAAGTTTCTTATTACGTCATAGGTCAGGGCATTGACAGTGTTCTCAAAGACATTAAATTAAAAAATGCCAATTGGGTAAAGACAGATAAATTCTCAGAGGCTCAGGTTATCATTACCACCTCAGGTTTAAAAATTACGTTACGTGAGCAACTAAATAATCAGCTTGCAAAAATTAGTTTTACAAATATTAACGCTCAAAACAGATTTGCAGCTGACAAATTGATTTACACAGAAGAGTTTGCCGACAGCACATTAAAGACAACTGATAATTTGTTGCAGGCTAATGTGGTTCTTACCGCAGAAGTAAATACAGACTCGCTTCGTGCTGCCTGGATTGCCGCCAGCAACAGACAGAAAATTATTGGTAGCAATGAGGTGAATCTGTGGCTTCCTAAAAACATTGACGGTATTTTTGAAACAGGAAAATTTGCTGTGACTATTGCCATAGGGCTTATAGGTACGCTGGCATTGTTTATGGGCTTACTCAACATTGCTGAGCGTGCAGGTGGCATCAACATTATAAGCCGACTCATCAGTCCATTTTTGTCTAAACTTTTTCCTTCACTCCCAAAAGATCATCCATCCTTCGGACACATGGTGATGAATTTTTCTGCCAACATGCTGGGGCTTGACAATGCTGCTACACCTTTTGGACTTAAAGCCATGCAGAGTTTGCAGGAGATTAATACCAACAAAGACAGAGCAAGCGATGCGCAAATTATGTTTTTGGCATTACATGCATCAGGGTTAACACTGATTCCCGTTTCAATCATTGCAGTTCGTTCTGCAAATGGATCGCACAATCCCAATGAGATTTTTATTCCACTCATGCTGACAACTTTTGTATGTACACTCACTGCTATGGTTGTAACTTCATTGAAACAGAAAATTAATTTGTTTCAACGCAAATTGCTACTGCCTGTTGCCGGACTAAGTTTAACTTTAAGTTTGTTTGTTTGGTTCCTTAGCAGCCTGCAACCATTTGCATTAGATCAGTTTTCTGATGCATTCAGCAATGGCGCTATCTTACTGGTGTTTTTTGGAATTATTGCCGGAGGCTTGTATAAAAAAATTAATTTGTTTGATGCTTTTGTTGATGGCGCAAAAGGGGGCTTTGAAACAGCTGTTAGAATTATTCCTTACATGGTGGGCATGCTGGTGGCGGTGAGTATGCTCAGAACCAGTGGTGCTTTTGATTTAATTATAGATCCGGTAAAACATCTTATTGCAATTTCGGGCATGGATACCCGTTGGGCCGAAGGCTTACCTACTGCTTTGCTACGTCCATTCAGTGCCGGTGGTGCCAGAGGTTTTATGATTGATGCCATGCGCACTTTCGGGCCAGATTCTTTTATTGGTAAATTAGTCAGCGTTTTGCAAGGCTCGAGCGAGACAACCTTTTATGTGGTTGCATTGTATTTTGGTTCTGTATCGGTAAAAGATACACGCTATGCTATTCCCGTAATGCTTCTTGCTGATTTGGCAGGCGTTATATTCTCAATTGCAATTTGTTACTTATTGTGGGCTTAATCTAATAGATTAGTTGTTAGTGGATTACAGAAATAAAATGGAGGTTTTATTTAAGTTGATTTTAAGGCCGGAAATAGAGGTATAGTAATCAAGTTTTTTTATACTTTCGCAGCCTCAAAAATTTTAACCGTAGTATTTTATGAGTCAGATAGTTTATGTAGTTCCGGTGTTGGGTTTGTTGGCCCTTGTTTATATGTTTATAAAAGCCTCGTGGGTAGGCAAGCAGGATGCCGGTGAGCAGAATATGCAAGAACTTGCCAGTCACATTGCCAATGGTGCTATGGCATTTCTAAAGGCAGAATGGAAAATATTGTCCTATTTTGTTGTAATAGCAGGATTGCTTTTAGCATATTCAGGAACACTGCATGGCACTGAAGAATATCCTGTTCATTCAAGTCCTATTATAGCAGTTGCATTTGTGATAGGCGCAGTTTTTTCTGCAGTAGCAGGCTATATTGGAATGAACATAGCCACAAAAGCCAACGTTCGTACTGCACAGGCAGCGCGAAGCAGTCTTTCAAAAGCATTAAAGGTATCTTTTACCGGTGGTGCAGTGATGGGTCTTGGTGTAGCAGGATTGGCCGTGCTTGGATTGGGGTCTTTATTTATTGTTTTTTATCAGTTGTTTGTTCCTGCAGGTGCAGCTATCACCGGAGTAGAAATGAAAAAAGCTATTGAAGTATTAGCAGGATTTTCTTTAGGTGCAGAGAGTATTGCATTGTTTGCCCGCGTGGGTGGCGGTATTTACACCAAAGCTGCCGATGTAGGTGCTGACTTGGTTGGAAAAGTTGAAGCCGGTATTCCTGAGGATGATCCACGTAACCCGGCTACCATTGCAGATAATGTGGGTGACAACGTAGGTGATGTTGCAGGCATGGGTGCTGATTTATTTGGCTCTTATGTTGCAACTATTCTTGCTACCATGGTATTAGGCCAGGAGATTGATGCTTCTGCTGATAAATTTGGCGGGCTTTCACCAATTTTATTACCCATGCTCATTGCCGGAATGGGAATTGTTTTTTCAATTGTAGGAACTTGGTTTGTAAGAATTAAAAGCGAAAACGACAATGTACAGAATGCCTTAAACATGGGTAACTGGTCTTCAATTGTACTTACAGCCATTGCCAGTTATTTTGCTGTGACTTATTTGCTGCCTGAAAAATTAGTTATTCGTGGATTTGAGTTCACACCCATGAATGTTTATTTAGCCATATTAGTTGGACTGGTAGTGGGTGCATTAATGAGTATCATTACAGAGTATTATACAGCTATTGGAAAACGTCCGGTATTATCAATCGTTAAACAAAGCTCAACAGGTCATGCCACCAACATTATTGGCGGATTGGCAGTAGGCATGGAGTCAACTGCAGTGCCTATGATTGTTCTTGCAGGAGGTATTTTTCTTTCTTATTCTTTAGCCGGTTTATATGGTGTAGCCATAGCAGCAGCAGGTATGATGGCAACAACAGCTATGCAATTAGCCATTGATGCCTTTGGACCTATAGCCGACAACGCAGGCGGTATTGCCGAAATGAGTCAGCTTCCTAAAGAAGTTCGTCAGCGAACAGATAATCTTGACGCTGTTGGAAATACTACTGCGGCAACAGGCAAGGGGTTTGCAATTGCATCAGCAGCATTAACATCTTTAGCATTATTTGCAGCCTTTGTGGGCGTTGCCGGCATTTCGCATATTGACATTTATAAAGCAAACGTACTTGCAGGATTATTTGTAGGAGCCATGATACCTTTTATATTTTCTTCTTTAGCAATTGCAGCAGTAGGTCGTGCTGCAATGAGCATGGTTGAAGAAGTTCGGAGACAGTTTCGCGAAATACCGGGCATCATGGAGTACAAAGCCAAACCAGAATACGAAAAATGTGTTGCTATCTCTACTGAAGCTTCTATCAGAGAAATGATTGCTCCTGGTGCCTTAGCATTAATAGTACCTGTAGTTGTTGGATTTATTTTTGGTCCGGAAGTGCTTGGTGGTGTATTGGCAGGGGTAACAGTATCAGGTGTATTGATGGGAATGTTTCAGAGCAATGCCGGTGGTGCATGGGATAATGCAAAAAAATCTTTTGAAAAAGGGGTGGACATTAATGGCCAGACTTATTACAAAGGCTCAGAACCCCACAAAGCATCTGTCACCGGTGACACGGTTGGTGACCCATTTAAGGATACTTCAGGCCCTTCAATGAATATTTTAATTAAGCTGATGAGTATTGTTTCGTTGATTATTGCACCACATATTGCATCAATTGGTACAGAAGATTCATTTACTAACAAGAGCGAAGCTAAAGTTGTGGCTCCTGCAGCAACATCTAATGTAATTAATAGCACACCGGAAATTGATATTGCTGCAATGTCAGGAACAATAGGTCTTGATGTAAGCCATTCTTGGATGCAGTTTGGTATCTCTCATTTTCTGACTACTGCAAATGGAACTTTAGCTGTTGATACAGGTTATATTAACATCACCAATGACTTAACAACAAGTTCAATTTTTGTTCAGCTGAATGTAAAATCTATTGACACAAAAAATACAAAGCGAAACAATCATCTTTTAAGTTCAGACTTTTTTGATGCTGAAAAATTTCCTGTAATAGTTTTTAAATCAAACAAAATTGAAAAAGCTGCTGAAGGTTCGGCATTCCGTTATATTGCCAAAGGTGAGTTAACTATTAAAAGTATTACCAAACCAATTGAACTCAGATTTAACTACATGGGGGCATTGCCAAATGAGTATGCAGCAAAAGATGCACATACTTTTGTTGGTGAAGCAGATCTTGATAGAATTGATTTTGGTGTAGGAGAATCCGGGGCTACTGTAGGAAATAAAGTAAAAGCTACTTTCTCTGTGGAGGGTTATAAAATTTAATTAAAGAGTTAATGTGAATTCGCAAAGGCTGTCTCAAAAGGATAGCCTTTTTTTTGCACTAAAAAATTGCTTTTAAGTTACCATCCGCTTGCAAGCACATCGGCAATATGCATAAACTGCAATGATGAGCCTTCATTGTCTGCAATACTTTTTAAATGCATCAAACAGGTATAGTCAGTAGAGATAACCGTACTAGCCCCTGTTTGCAACAACTCCTGAATTTTTCTTTTACCAATATCAACAGAAATAGCTTCATACTTATCAGTAAAAGATGGAGAATATCCGCAGCAACTATCTGTGCTTTCAACCCATTCAAGTCCTTTTATTTTATTAAGCAGGGTACGAACAGAATCTTTTACTGTTGGTAGTTCGTTAATGGCTTTACAACTGTCGAGGATAACAGCTTTTCCGTTAAATCGTGCACCAACATCTGTTGCATTCAACACATTGACTAAAAAATCTGTAAACTCATAAATGTTTTTCTGCACACTTTTATATTCATTGTGTAATGCTGAGTTGTGAAACATCTGAGGATAAATATTTTTTATCATTCCCGAACAGTAAGCACCGGGACAAACAATGTATCGCTCATTCTGAAATTCTTTAATCAACTTCTCACCAACAACTTTACATTCTTTCTGGTAACCCTCTTCAAATGCTGTTCTGCCACAGCAAGTCTGCTCCACATTATAGTTAACACCACATCCAAGTTTCTCAATAATTTTTACAACATTATTGGCAGTTTCAGGAAAAACCTGATCCATATAGCAGGGAATAAGTAAATCAACTATCATTCTTTATTTGCAAATATCCGATAAAAAAATCAGGTGCTTTGTGTTTTAAAATTTCTGATGCTAAGTAATGAAAAAAGTCCCACTACAAAAAAAATCATCAAGACTAAAATTGAATTTCGCATTGAACCGGTAAGCTCTTCAATAAATCCGTAAGCAACTGTGCCCAATACCAAACCAATTTTATCGCAAATATCATAAAAGCTGAAATAAGATGCATTATCTTGTGTTACCGGTAGCATTTTACTATAAGTAGATCGCGATAATGACTGAATGCCACCCATAATCATACCAACAGCAAAGGCCAACGCAAAAAATTGCAGCGATGTAGTAACAAAATAAGCAGCCCAGCAAATGCCAACCCAAATGGTAACGCCAATAAGCAAAGCTTTAATATTTCCGACTTTTGATGAAAGAAATGAAAACAAGTATGCACCGGCAATAGCAACAAACTGAATAATAAGTACGGTAATGATTAATTCATCATCACGCATGTGAAGCTCCTTGGTGCCAAACAAACTGGCAACATACATAACCGTTTGCACCCCCATATTGTAGAAAAAAAATGAAATCAAAAATCGTTTTAGCATGGGCAATGACTGAAGTTGTTTCAGCACTTTAATTAATTCATTAAAACCTTTTGTGAGAAGTTGATTGTTGGATTTTTGTGTGCTTGTTTTTTCCGGCAGATATTTAAATGTAAAAAGTGCAAATCCAAACCACCATAATCCTGTCATTAAAAAAGATATTCGTGATGCCATGCCTGAATTGGTGATTCCAAACCAAGATGGGTATAGTATCATTGCCAAATTAAAAATCAGAAGGAGTGAGCTGCCAATATAACCTAATGCAAAACCTCTGGCACTCACTTTATCTTGCATGTCTGTTGTTGCAATTTCGGGTAGAAAAGCATTGTAAAATACAATACTTCCGGCCCATCCTATACTGGCAAGTATGAATGAAAAGATTCCCATGTCGAGTTGCGGCAGGTCTTTAAAGAAATAAAGAGAAGCACAAGCAGACGAGCCAAGAAAACAAAACAGGCGCATAAAAAACTTTTTATTCCCTTTATAATCTGCAATACCACTAAGCAACGGTGAAAGAAATGCTATAACTAAAAAAGAAAAAGACAGGGCATAAGAATAAAGTGCTGTGTTGGTAAAAGTCCGCCCGAGAAATGTCACCTGATCACTGCCGTTTGCAGTGGTAATACTGTTATAATATATTGGAAAAATAGCTGTAGTAATACTCAGTGAATATACAGAGTTAGCCCAGTCATAAAATGTCCAGGCACGCAAAACTTTAGGGTTATTTTTTTCCATTAAAATCAATGTTGATTTATTGCCATATAAAATTTAAAGTGCCATTGGTTTGGCCTCCACTAAACGATTGTTGAACAGCATATGGAAGCTGATTTGTCATAAGTGGAGTAAGGTTTTTTTCAATCACAACGGTTTCCATTAAATCATCAGTTTCGGGACTCAGGTTGTAGTTGAACACTTTAATAATAATTGACTTGTCGAACATGGTAATAGCAAAGGGTGAAATAAAATTGAAAAGGATTGCTGTACCTTGTGGTGCATTGTTGCTGACTGTTGTGCTGACATAATTATTTCCATTCCAAATCTGGCAGTAAATATCGGCTGCAGAGCCATCACTATCCCATGCTGTTCCATCTGATTTATAAACAGGCCAGCTATTTAAACTAAAGCTAATAACATTGGCTTTTGTATAGGGTGATGCGTTGATGCCTTTTATGGTTGTTGCAGATTTGCCCTCAGAAGTTTCCCCTTTTAACACTACATCAAAAAATCCGTAATCAAAAATATGCATCACACTATCACCTGAAATTTCCATGCTGCCATCGTTAAAATTCCATTTATAGTTACATGGAATAGTTGATTCAGCTTTAAAAATGAAAGTGTCGGGATGTGTTTTAAAGTCATTATAAACAGTGATGCCCAAAAAAGGATTTGGGCCATCGTCTGACTTTTTTTTACAACCTGTAATTAACACATTGATGGCAAACAAGGATAACAAAATTTGTGTAAGGGGGAAAAGCCGATTTTGTTTTTTGATTCCTGTACAGCACCTATGCCTTAGCTGAAACATTATTATTTTTTTAAGAAAAGTTTTTTCCATTCTTCAGGGATATTTTCACTTACAGCAAGACGATAATTATAACAAACCAGAACTGTAAGTCCATCGGCAAGAATAATTTTATTGTTATCAATAGTTTTAAAAACCTCAAAGCAAAGGTCAAAACTTTTTGTCCCTACGCGAGTACACCACGTTCTGACAAATAAATTATCATTCAATAGTGCAGGATGTCTATAATTAATTTGTGTCTGTGCAAGAATAAATCCTGTTTCGCGCCAGTTGATGTTTAATGGCAGATGGTCAGTAAAATCAATTCTTGCTTTTTCAATATAGTTCAGATATACGGCATTGTTAACATGTCCCATCCAGTCAATGTCTGAAAAGCGGATTTGAATTGGGGTAATTGTTTCCTGCATATTATTTTATAATGACACGTTTAGAAATTAACTGTCTGTCTGTAATAATATTGAGTAGATAAGTTCCTTTAGCAACACCTTCTGTATTTAAAACGATGTAGTCATGCTGCAGAGGTGTTGAAGGAATAATATTTCTTCCTTGAATATCAAACATGCTGCAAGAAAAAGTTTTTCCGGGAATGCTGATATTAATTTGCCCTCTTGCAGGGTTGGGATAAACATGAATGACAGGCTTATCAACAGTGTTGGTGCTTAATATATTTTCACAAAGAATATCACTTAAAAAGCGTGCAACAAGTGTATCAACCAGTACATCATCATGAATGCCATGGACATTTCCGTTATAGAGCAATGCCTGATAGTGCTGACTTGAAAAGCCGAGGTTATTTATTCTGTCGTTTATCACACAAGAACCAAAAAGATGAGGATAGTTTTGTGATACATTCATAGGTTGATTCCAAAGACCGGGCAGATAGCCGCAACCAACAGTTCCATCACCTGTCTGATGATATGAGAAAAGTGCAGGGTCTGTGTTAGATTCAATAAAAGATGTATCTAACAATGCCCCAAAGAGGTTTACTGTTGCAAGTACATTGCTGTTTTGCCCATTAAGATTCAACCTTCCAAATATAGAACCTAAATCTTTCCTTTGAACATTGCCAAAGAGTGTAGTTACATCACTTATGGCTCCACCATTTATCGGTGCCTCGCTTTGTTTGTCAACATAGGTAAAATGCATGGCTGTGATAGAGCCTGCACTTGCACCGCCAACAAATGCCTGATTTATATTACTTGAATCAATTGCTGCACGTGCTTTGAGAAATCGCATAGCACCATGTGCATCTTGTACAGCACGGTATGCAGCTCTGATAACTTCGCTTGAGTCGTATGTAAATGGCGCACCGAAAAATAGGTTCCCATAGAACCCTAGTCTGTATGACATGGTTGCAGAAACATATCCTCTTTCT encodes:
- a CDS encoding T9SS type A sorting domain-containing protein, whose product is MKKLTIYLCLFLSLKVSAQNLVLNPSFEDTIACTGTYAMPCNYWYWATYGSPDYFSEQPDINCVVPAPQSTAGFQYARTGIAYVGLGVFTEHTISAFINKREYVGGILSDTLKQGHEYCVSFYVSVAEEFKYVTDGIGLYLSVDSAVDYTINTNLSFVPQISNPSGNIIYDTLNWVQISGTYIANGGEKYLTIGNFKDDANTMIDSASSTANSAYYFIDDVSVIDCTVGINEVNGNKDIGRLYPNPARTVVYYENELAADESGKVKLMDMLGKEIKEYKLTKGSNLISIPVSELSKGVYMVKVEITERNSEMIKLVVN
- a CDS encoding T9SS type A sorting domain-containing protein, which codes for MKKFIVCLCLFFLSKADAQNLVLNPSFEDTIACPTTTAIPMQCEYWYTANIGSPDYFSEQPDIFCGTSPVPLSNVGFQYARTGVAYVGLAPFVSTTFPSFANRREYIGGILSDTLKQGHEYCVSFYVSVAEKLKYVVDGIGLFLSTDSAVDYTINTNLSFVPQISNPSGNIIYDTLNWMQISGTYIANGGEKYFTIGNFNDDTNTLVDSTSGTIMGAYFFIDDVSVIDCTVGINEVNDNLSSGKLYPNPARTAVYYESELNDNENGLLELYDMLGNKLSAYTLNHGKNKITIETSGYARGVYMVKVNITDRQPEFIKLILQ
- a CDS encoding T9SS type A sorting domain-containing protein, with product MKKSTICLCLFLSLKVSAQNLVLNPSFEDTITCPIGTWAMQCRYWYSASVGSPDYFSEQPDIFCSTSYVPLMEEVFYKLMRSDTSWLHLHVPSDSVYIDRYNAGKSGNAGNFATVQDSIASQNYSSASGILTGITSSLEQDLDKKFVLDCYLKYIADTLTLDSATFENLNKVAVQHPLYGGESVYFARAMLNLDIIDILPGEEERRMANTASPPENKLIDQQDGKLYPSPTKGRVIFEMSSAFGASAKLDIYNSYGSLATSYPLNPNDRSAEFNLSELKPGIYSCRLYNSTNLKMIKKLVIIR
- a CDS encoding T9SS type A sorting domain-containing protein, with translation MNTVWGTPGLGEVIIKGQQITNHRIADCLQAVKHGNGRDWWLITKFADTNLTTLNRFIVFLVTPNGISNPVFYDFNDATDMDFQKIIFNTAYTKIMCLNILGYMCEFDFDRCSGVISNPHVIYPEITTFPYNRVFWEGAYSPDDSVFYATTSRASGNNYGYLLQYDLTATDISASCDTLDSATVPIGTGAVRLAPDGKIYYSRAYESPGVNSYPYADSMYNYINMNLGVINEPDNIGAACNYQPFSFYLGGKRTYYGLPNNPNYDLGALTGSICDTLTGIAPLATSAKGAELFVTYIASWQKLFVNAQHLKGKSITLTIYDVTGKLIYNTARALSPSGVGGSAGGYFTQDINCSALAKGMYIVSLQTEKERLANKFVVE
- a CDS encoding nucleoside recognition domain-containing protein, with protein sequence MALSRIWSYMILFAVAVAGYRYLQGDKNIFNDMVVEKKLTAGETFSKVSYYVIGQGIDSVLKDIKLKNANWVKTDKFSEAQVIITTSGLKITLREQLNNQLAKISFTNINAQNRFAADKLIYTEEFADSTLKTTDNLLQANVVLTAEVNTDSLRAAWIAASNRQKIIGSNEVNLWLPKNIDGIFETGKFAVTIAIGLIGTLALFMGLLNIAERAGGINIISRLISPFLSKLFPSLPKDHPSFGHMVMNFSANMLGLDNAATPFGLKAMQSLQEINTNKDRASDAQIMFLALHASGLTLIPVSIIAVRSANGSHNPNEIFIPLMLTTFVCTLTAMVVTSLKQKINLFQRKLLLPVAGLSLTLSLFVWFLSSLQPFALDQFSDAFSNGAILLVFFGIIAGGLYKKINLFDAFVDGAKGGFETAVRIIPYMVGMLVAVSMLRTSGAFDLIIDPVKHLIAISGMDTRWAEGLPTALLRPFSAGGARGFMIDAMRTFGPDSFIGKLVSVLQGSSETTFYVVALYFGSVSVKDTRYAIPVMLLADLAGVIFSIAICYLLWA